Proteins from a genomic interval of Rhipicephalus microplus isolate Deutch F79 chromosome 6, USDA_Rmic, whole genome shotgun sequence:
- the LOC142765756 gene encoding uncharacterized protein LOC142765756 yields the protein MIILRGNENLRVPPGGVVKDNRLSQSFVFPWCNALTEAAPQVAQCRQQSEFDRGPPAGAEGRINWPFVLLTVMVTMVLVAVGLMTSSTGFKSFLVSDYTSAPKFTPWALPEFEPWTAHVNAVQPWYQAVNANDSLYSDPGHRIVCVFHADSVGLVVPYAGVSYGLARFPFALCSVVLFCCPSLGANLEPGADYPKTLAEEFFGRVLKNRFPRPLLMLGDGSASNGPQWNDLLTRAEAGNLHCTIGAWYEDQLFDGIVLHWPDFALTRATWSKLPVALSNLRAQLSTIRNMSLGVAVSQNVASGPHVAALASALGAASVYLLPPVLGAIDYFGLTFSYYDESTLELLWRHVGMFLGQDAQSSVCYLLPADVLSFRVTQRHENGSHLVLPSEDGRGFGPAGSATGVPGRMAYFEACRLVREGFDVLDLEYGVVASRDDVWLSYTAPQQMKHFADALRDNLTAGCLGLWNPQWDDFAAACGGLEYPLARALLPH from the exons ATGATCATCCTTCGTGGCAACGAGAACTTGAGG GTTCCACCCGGGGGTGTCGTCAAGGACAATAGGTTGTCGCAGTCATTTGTGTTCCCCTGGTGCAACGCGCTTACGGAGGCGGCTCCACAGGTCGCCCAATGCAGGCAGCAATCCGAGTTCGACAGAGGGCCTCCAGCGGGAGCCGAGGGACGCATTAATTGGCCGTTCGTTCTCTTGACCGTAATGGTGACGATGGTACTCGTCGCGGTGGGTCTCATGACGTCGTCGACAGGCTTCAAGAGTTTCCTCGTCTCCGACTACACGTCTGCACCGAAATTCACGCCCTGGGCACTCCCGGAGTTTGAACCATGGACGGCCCATGTCAACGCGGTCCAACCCTG GTACCAAGCCGTGAATGCCAACGACTCCCTGTACTCGGACCCTGGGCACCGGATCGTGTGCGTCTTCCATGCTGATTCGGTGGGACTGGTCGTGCCTTACGCTGGTGTCTCCTACGGCCTTGCGCGCTTCCCGTTCGCCCTGTGCAG CGTGGTCTTGTTCTGCTGTCCGTCGCTGGGTGCTAACCTCGAGCCCGGCGCCGATTATCCGAAGACCCTGGCGGAGGAGTTCTTCGGACGAGTGCTCAAGAACCGGTTTCCGCGGCCTCTTCTCATGCTGGGCGATGGTTCGGCCTCGAACGGGCCGCAGTGGAACGACTTGCTTACACGGGCGGAGGCCGGAAACTTGCATTGTACGATCGGTGCTTGGTACGAG GACCAACTGTTTGATGGCATCGTCCTTCATTGGCCCGATTTCGCACTCACTCGAGCGACCTGGTCGAAGCTGCCTGTGGCCTTGAGCAATCTGCGCGCGCAGCTATCTACCATTCGTAACATGAGCCTGGGTGTTGCCGTCAGTCAGAACGTGGCCAGTGGACCACACGTGGCGGCACTGGCATCTGCGCTGGGCGCGGCCTCTGTGTACCTGCTACCGCCGGTACTCGGGGCCATCGACTACTTTGGCCTCACCTTCAG ttACTACGACGAATCAACCCTGGAATTGCTGTGGCGCCACGTCGGCATGTTTCTCGGTCAGGACGCGCAAAGCAGCGTCTGCTACTTGCTGCCCGCGGACGTCCTCAGCTTCCGG GTGACGCAACGTCACGAGAACGGGTCGCACTTGGTGCTACCCAGCGAGGACGGGCGTGGTTTTGGACCCGCCGGTAGCGCGACGGGTGTGCCAGGCCGCATGGCGTACTTCGAGGCGTGCCGATTGGTCCGGGAGGGCTTCGACGTGCTCGACCTCGAGTACGGCGTCGTGGCATCTCGGGACGACGTCTGGCTGTCGTACACGGCTCCCCAACAGATGAAgcacttcgccgacgcactgcGGGACAACCTAACGGCCGGGTGCCTGGGTCTATGGAACCCGCAGTGGGACGACTTCGCCGCCGCCTGCGGCGGTCTCGAATACCCTCTCGCTAGGGCTCTCCTTCCGCACTGA